The following are encoded together in the Alphaproteobacteria bacterium genome:
- a CDS encoding NAD-glutamate dehydrogenase gives MDVRSSPTDPAIASTLEAVADLAQTRAAERGLDPALAATFTRALYGGLAADDLAAAPLADRAAAALAVLDFARERRAGAAKVRVYDPRPDRHGYGASHSVVEIVNDDMPFLVDSVAIEIVRRELAVRLLAHPVIGLRRDAAGRLVAIGDDGGRESVMRIEIDHAAEPEALAEGLRVALGEVRLAVGDWRAMRAAALDAARELSTASGRSGCEPQALEEAAAFLRWAEDNHFTFLGHRRYRYEADGTRALIDDSGLGILRDRTVRMFDPHPTGGAAMAAFAQSPAPLLLLKSDRPSHVHRAGAMDVIVVKSHADDGKVTGERRFCGLFTSSAYHASPRDIPLLRRKVAHVVARAGFDPASHDGKALLNILEVHPRDEMFQSDDDTLYAIATGVLQLQERQRVALFTRRDAAARFISCLVYAPRDRYDSDLRRRFMATLERAYDGTVASYSVAMGDESVLARVLFTVRPRHPEAPQPDDETVERQLADVARTWADRLRDSLTERYGEIEARKLARRFGGAFPVAYREAFDGGAVARDLVHVSAALSEKPLGIELYRRADHSKGALGLKLFNAGAPIALSDVLPILENMDLRVLTETPYRIVVPGEDGGEVWLHDFALEVADRREVDPAEASEHFETALGEIWTGAMESDGMNRLVLRAGLDARDVTVLRAYARFLRQAGIAFSQAYMESTLAAHPDIAADLVGLFHARLDPDLGEAGSPRRAHAVDAVRGAIATALEDVTSLDEDRILRRLLSAVNATLRTNFWRAADDGGPKSFLSLKIDSRALDELPAPRPLVEIFVYSPRVEGVHLRGGRVARGGIRWSDRREDFRTEILGLMKAQMVKNAVIVPVGSKGGFFCKRQPAGGTREQIQAEGVECYKTLIRGLLDVTDNLDADGAVEPPPDVVRHDGDDPYLVVAADKGTATFSDIANDVSAEYDFWLGDAFASGGSAGYDHKKMGITARGAWENVKRHFRELGTDIQASDFTAVGVGDMSGDVFGNGMLRSRHTRLLAAFDHRHIFVDPSPDPEASFVERQRLFDLPRSSWAEYDKALLSAGGFVVERSAKSVTLTAEARAALDIGVEQMTPFELMRAILKAPVDLLFFGGIGNYVKAVGESHVEAGDRANDALRIDGAELRARVVGEGANLGVTQRGRIEAAQHGVRINTDALDNSAGVDTSDHEVNIKIALGDAVRRGGLSVEARDRVLASMTDDVAALVLRHNYQQSQAITVAAAQAGAMHERHGRMMRALERAGRLDRAVEYLPDNDAMKRRATAGQPLTRAELCVLLAYGKLAANDEILDSDLPDDPLLEAELLRYFPPAMQQHYGEAIRRHRLRREIIALQVVNSMVNRVGGTFVHDIRERTGAGGADIARCFAIVRDSFALRDIWGEIEALDPRLVAEAQTAMLIASQRLTERGTVWCLRNLARPVDLTAAVTRWRAAVAALNADLEGLLPEGESQQLRARAESFTRLGAPEALAMKVARLDTLATTGDLANLADGAGVPVADVARVYFALAARLGLDWLRGAAERLPRDNHWTIMAGAALIDDLAAAQRALSASALQTAAIAAAGGRLDANALLDAWAATRREPLDRAARLVADLKAQANVDVAMLTVAAQEMRSLA, from the coding sequence ATGGATGTCCGCTCATCGCCGACCGACCCGGCGATCGCCTCCACACTCGAAGCAGTGGCCGACCTCGCGCAGACCCGAGCCGCCGAACGCGGCCTCGATCCGGCGTTGGCCGCAACCTTCACCCGCGCGCTCTACGGCGGCCTGGCGGCCGACGATCTCGCCGCCGCCCCGCTTGCCGATCGCGCCGCCGCGGCGCTGGCCGTCCTCGACTTCGCGCGCGAGCGCCGCGCCGGCGCGGCGAAGGTCAGGGTCTACGATCCCAGGCCGGACCGGCACGGCTATGGCGCGAGCCACAGCGTCGTCGAGATCGTCAACGACGACATGCCGTTCCTCGTCGACTCGGTGGCGATCGAGATCGTCAGGCGCGAGCTCGCCGTCCGCCTGCTGGCCCATCCCGTCATCGGCCTGCGGCGCGACGCGGCCGGCCGCCTGGTCGCCATCGGCGACGATGGCGGGCGCGAATCGGTGATGCGCATCGAGATCGACCACGCCGCCGAACCCGAGGCGCTGGCCGAGGGATTGCGCGTGGCGCTGGGCGAGGTGCGGCTGGCGGTGGGCGACTGGCGGGCGATGCGCGCGGCCGCCCTCGACGCCGCGCGCGAGCTCAGCACCGCGTCGGGCCGCAGCGGCTGCGAGCCTCAGGCGCTCGAGGAGGCCGCCGCCTTTCTGCGCTGGGCCGAGGACAACCACTTCACCTTCCTCGGCCACCGCCGCTACCGCTATGAGGCCGACGGCACGCGCGCGCTGATCGACGACAGCGGCCTGGGCATCCTGCGCGATCGCACCGTGCGCATGTTCGACCCGCATCCCACCGGCGGCGCGGCGATGGCCGCCTTCGCGCAATCGCCGGCGCCGCTGCTGCTGCTCAAGAGCGACAGGCCCAGCCACGTGCATCGCGCCGGCGCGATGGACGTGATCGTGGTCAAAAGCCACGCCGACGACGGCAAGGTCACCGGCGAGCGCCGCTTCTGCGGCCTGTTCACCTCCTCGGCCTATCATGCCTCGCCGCGCGACATTCCGCTGCTGCGGCGCAAGGTGGCCCACGTCGTCGCGCGCGCCGGCTTCGATCCCGCCAGCCACGATGGCAAGGCGCTGCTCAACATCCTCGAGGTGCACCCGCGCGACGAGATGTTCCAGAGCGACGACGACACGCTGTATGCCATCGCCACCGGGGTGCTGCAGCTGCAGGAGCGCCAGCGCGTGGCGCTGTTCACGCGCCGCGACGCCGCCGCCCGATTCATCTCCTGCCTCGTCTACGCTCCGCGCGATCGCTACGACAGCGACCTGCGGCGGCGCTTCATGGCGACGCTGGAGCGCGCCTATGACGGCACGGTCGCCAGCTACTCGGTGGCGATGGGCGACGAATCGGTGCTGGCGCGCGTGCTGTTCACCGTGCGGCCGCGCCATCCCGAGGCGCCGCAGCCCGACGACGAGACGGTCGAGCGCCAGCTCGCCGACGTGGCGCGCACCTGGGCGGACCGGCTGCGCGATTCCCTGACGGAGCGATATGGAGAGATCGAGGCACGCAAGCTGGCGCGGCGCTTCGGCGGCGCCTTCCCGGTCGCCTATCGCGAGGCCTTCGACGGCGGCGCCGTCGCGCGCGATCTGGTGCATGTCTCGGCCGCGCTCAGCGAGAAGCCCCTGGGCATCGAGCTCTATCGCCGCGCCGACCACAGCAAGGGCGCGCTGGGCCTGAAGCTGTTCAACGCGGGCGCGCCGATCGCGCTGTCCGACGTCCTGCCGATCCTCGAGAACATGGACCTGCGCGTGCTCACCGAGACGCCCTATCGCATCGTCGTGCCGGGCGAGGACGGCGGCGAGGTCTGGCTGCACGACTTCGCGCTCGAGGTCGCCGATCGCCGCGAGGTCGATCCGGCCGAGGCCAGCGAGCATTTCGAGACGGCGCTGGGCGAGATCTGGACCGGCGCGATGGAAAGCGACGGCATGAACCGCCTCGTCCTGCGCGCCGGGCTCGACGCGCGCGACGTGACGGTGCTGCGCGCCTATGCCCGCTTCCTGCGCCAGGCCGGCATCGCCTTCAGCCAGGCCTACATGGAAAGCACGCTTGCCGCCCATCCCGACATCGCCGCCGATCTTGTGGGGCTGTTCCATGCCCGCCTCGATCCCGATCTGGGCGAGGCCGGCTCGCCGCGGCGCGCCCACGCGGTCGACGCCGTGCGCGGCGCGATCGCGACGGCACTCGAGGACGTCACCAGCCTCGACGAGGACCGCATCCTGCGCCGCCTGCTGAGCGCGGTGAACGCCACCTTGCGCACCAACTTCTGGCGCGCCGCCGACGATGGCGGGCCGAAATCCTTCCTGTCGCTGAAGATTGACAGCCGCGCGCTCGACGAGCTGCCGGCGCCCAGGCCGCTGGTCGAGATCTTCGTCTACAGCCCGCGCGTCGAGGGCGTGCACCTGCGCGGCGGTCGCGTGGCGCGCGGCGGCATCCGCTGGTCCGACCGGCGCGAGGATTTCCGCACCGAGATCCTCGGCCTGATGAAGGCGCAGATGGTCAAGAACGCCGTCATCGTGCCGGTCGGCTCCAAGGGCGGCTTCTTCTGCAAGCGCCAGCCGGCCGGCGGCACGCGCGAGCAGATCCAGGCCGAAGGCGTGGAGTGCTACAAGACGCTGATCCGCGGCCTGCTCGACGTCACCGACAACCTCGACGCCGACGGCGCCGTCGAGCCGCCGCCCGACGTGGTGCGCCACGACGGCGACGATCCCTATCTCGTGGTCGCCGCCGACAAGGGCACGGCCACCTTCTCCGACATCGCCAACGACGTGTCGGCCGAATACGATTTCTGGCTGGGCGACGCCTTCGCATCCGGCGGGTCGGCCGGCTACGACCACAAGAAGATGGGCATCACCGCGCGCGGCGCGTGGGAGAACGTCAAGCGGCACTTCCGCGAGCTGGGCACCGACATCCAGGCGAGCGACTTCACCGCCGTCGGCGTCGGCGACATGTCGGGCGACGTGTTCGGCAACGGCATGCTGCGCAGCAGGCACACCAGGCTGCTGGCTGCCTTCGACCACCGCCACATCTTCGTCGATCCGTCACCCGATCCCGAGGCGAGCTTCGTCGAGCGCCAGCGGCTGTTCGATCTGCCGCGCTCCTCGTGGGCCGAGTACGACAAGGCGCTGCTGTCGGCGGGCGGCTTCGTCGTCGAGCGCAGCGCCAAGTCCGTGACCCTGACCGCCGAGGCCCGCGCGGCGCTGGATATCGGCGTCGAGCAGATGACGCCGTTCGAGCTGATGCGCGCGATCCTCAAGGCGCCGGTCGACCTGCTGTTCTTCGGCGGCATCGGCAACTACGTGAAGGCGGTGGGCGAGAGCCACGTCGAGGCCGGCGATCGCGCCAACGACGCGCTGCGCATCGACGGCGCGGAGCTGCGCGCGCGCGTCGTCGGCGAGGGCGCCAATCTCGGCGTCACGCAACGCGGCCGCATCGAGGCGGCGCAGCACGGCGTGAGGATCAACACCGACGCGCTCGACAACTCGGCCGGCGTCGACACCTCCGACCACGAGGTCAACATCAAGATCGCGCTGGGCGACGCGGTGCGCCGCGGCGGCCTGAGCGTCGAGGCGCGCGACCGCGTGCTGGCGTCGATGACCGACGACGTCGCCGCCCTGGTGCTGCGCCACAACTACCAGCAGAGCCAGGCGATCACCGTGGCCGCGGCGCAGGCCGGCGCCATGCACGAACGCCACGGCCGCATGATGCGCGCGCTGGAGCGCGCCGGCCGGCTCGACCGCGCCGTCGAGTACCTGCCCGACAACGACGCGATGAAGCGCCGCGCCACGGCGGGCCAGCCGCTGACGCGCGCCGAGCTGTGCGTGCTGCTGGCCTACGGCAAGCTGGCGGCCAACGACGAAATCCTCGACTCCGACCTGCCCGACGATCCCCTGCTCGAGGCCGAGCTGCTGCGTTACTTCCCGCCCGCCATGCAGCAGCACTACGGCGAGGCGATCCGCCGTCACCGGCTGCGGCGCGAGATCATCGCCCTGCAGGTCGTGAACTCGATGGTCAACCGCGTCGGCGGCACCTTCGTGCACGACATTCGCGAGCGCACCGGCGCCGGCGGCGCCGACATCGCTCGCTGCTTCGCCATCGTGCGCGACAGCTTCGCCCTGCGCGACATCTGGGGCGAGATCGAGGCGCTCGATCCCAGGCTGGTGGCCGAGGCGCAGACCGCCATGCTGATCGCCAGCCAGCGCCTGACCGAGCGCGGCACGGTGTGGTGCCTGCGCAACCTGGCGCGGCCCGTCGACTTGACGGCGGCCGTGACGCGCTGGCGCGCCGCCGTCGCGGCGCTCAATGCCGATCTCGAGGGTCTGCTGCCCGAGGGCGAGAGCCAGCAACTCAGGGCGCGCGCCGAATCCTTCACCCGCCTGGGCGCGCCGGAAGCGCTGGCGATGAAGGTCGCCCGGCTCGACACGCTGGCGACCACCGGCGATCTCGCCAATCTCGCCGATGGCGCCGGCGTGCCGGTGGCCGATGTCGCGCGGGTCTACTTCGCATTGGCGGCGCGGCTCGGGCTGGACTGGCTGCGCGGCGCCGCCGAGCGCCTGCCGCGCGACAACCACTGGACCATCATGGCCGGCGCCGCGCTGATCGACGATCTCGCCGCCGCCCAGCGCGCGCTCAGCGCCTCGGCGCTGCAGACCGCGGCGATTGCGGCGGCCGGCGGGCGGCTCGACGCCAATGCGCTGCTCGATGCCTGGGCCGCGACGCGCCGCGAACCGCTCGACCGCGCTGCGCGTCTGGTCGCCGACCTCAAGGCGCAAGCCAACGTCGACGTCGCCATGCTCACCGTGGCGGCGCAGGAGATGCGCTCGCTGGCGTGA